In Bacillota bacterium, one DNA window encodes the following:
- a CDS encoding type II toxin-antitoxin system RelE/ParE family toxin, translating to MEFEIILSIKALRQLKALDRPVQKRVKVAIERHLKHFPPRGDILKLEGMEGKFRLRVGDWRVTFRYQFSERQVHIAEVVHRSQVYR from the coding sequence TTGGAATTTGAAATAATCCTTTCTATCAAGGCTTTACGGCAGCTCAAGGCTCTGGACAGGCCGGTGCAGAAAAGGGTAAAGGTGGCGATCGAGAGGCACCTGAAGCATTTCCCACCTCGCGGGGATATTCTTAAACTGGAGGGTATGGAAGGCAAGTTCAGGCTTCGGGTTGGTGATTGGCGCGTGACTTTCCGCTACCAGTTTTCTGAAAGACAGGTGCATATTGCCGAGGTGGTTCATCGAAGCCAAGTCTATCGTTAG